From the genome of Aspergillus oryzae RIB40 DNA, chromosome 4:
GCTCGAATGGGCAATGGATGCAGGCTGAAGCTTTTACTATATTAGGAAGGTAAGGCAATCAGTTGGAGTTTAGCGTTCTTGTTGATCTAACCTAAGAAGGCTAGTGTATAGCCCGGCAGCCCTTGGCGCTCTTGGCGTTGTTGCTTTGTTTACTTAAATGAGTATCTTGAATACTTGGAAATGTGGCAATGACCCTCTTATGACCTTCGTTCTCATGAATTCATCGTATTTTCTGTAATGGGGCTTCTTTCTGTTGGAGACTCGGCTGGCTTACATGATGGCACACCAGGAAACCAAGTTATTTAAACAATTGGGGCGTCTGGTCTACCTTTGACCGAAACACATATCTTGAACTGAATCAACCATCCAGCAATTACATATAGCCATGTGTGTGCCATCGCTGACAGTGTCACCAAGCACCTTTCCATGCACCGCGACGCTGGTCAATGTCTCCAGACCACCATATGATACCTTTGAGAGTCACGCTCGCTACAGCTCACCCCGGGACTTCACGCGGGCACTATACATTCCTCGTCATGACTCAACAACTTCCCATCTCCCTCTGTATGATGTTGCCGAAGGTTATCAAGACTCCATAAGAGATACGGTCTTCGGTAGCTATCTGCACTCGGCCAAATTGAGTTATATGGATAAGCCACGGGGTGACGACATGAACGCGCGGGTGGAATATTTGGTCGATGccagcaaaaaggaagaggttaTGGAGATACAAGTTCAGCGCAGAAGCTTGAATCAGAGCGACGACATCAAAGCCAATGCGTAGGTGTTGTCTTTCGATTTTCGGAGAATGCGAACGCTAACCTTGCTAGTCTAATTACCTCATCTGGTAGCGCCGAATTCTTTCTTGTGGCCGATCAGCGCGAACACGCCAGTGGCCCAATGATAACATCTTTCCCTATTGAACCAAGTGTGAGAGGAGAATACAGGGTCCCGCACCCTTATTTCACCTGGCGCCTTCCAGGCCACAAAGAAAAACCCGGAAAATTAGTTCAATGGCAAGTCCACCCAGGACCAAACAGCCTCTTCCGCTACACTTTGGCCAATCTGGATGAGCCCGAGATACTTGCAATTTATATTCATGTTGGCATTGTGGTGTGGCTACCTACAGACTTCAGCGAAGGAGTGCTGTTGCTCCCTGAAAGCGGTGGGCAGGAGCAGGAAGCCGTTGTAATAGCGAGCTTATTGACGATGTTGCACCGGTTGCGTGAAGATAAATCGATGCGCGCTAACAGAAACAGTTCAAGTTCAAGATTTGCGAGGAGGTTCGTGTCCAAACTGCGCCTGCATTAGACACAAGGCGGGGGGGTATGAAGGCTTGTATACTGTGGTAAAGCGCGCATAACCACCAGAAGATTACAATGTCTCCTCGCTTTAGGCAACATCGTAATAGCATTTCGTTTAATTCATAATATGATATAGCAACTAATTTATGTTTCTAAATAATAAGGTAGTCATGTTGTCGTGCAATTCCAGGACAATGAGTCTTGCAACGTTAGTGGGGACTCGATGAGGCGGATCCTTTGTGCAGTCGACTTACAAAGCTTGTCCAAGAGACATTTTTATCATCGTCAGGTGGTTGGGCAGCACGAGCAGCCCATACTTTCTCTAGAAGGTCTCTAGGCACTGGGTTGCGAATTTCGGATCTCCTTTCAATCTCTTTGAATCGAGATAGAATGTAATACTGTGAATGGCGTGCAAGGGAGTCTGCTCCAGCCATGAAGAGAGGCAAAATGAGCAGTTCGATCAATGGACAGTCCGAAGGTATGGTGGCGGTTGCATCTAAGATCCGAGCCACACATTCTTGTATCTCTGGGCTTTTTGCCGGACGGAGATCATCCAGTAAGCGAAGTATGCGTAATATACATGCAAACCGGAAACTCTCCGCCACAGCCAGCCAACGAGGGTCAGTACTGGGATACATCTTCTCTTTACTATCCCAAGAGTATAGCTTGTGCTTGGCCACAAGCATGGCGATCTGATATTCATCCCACGTAAGCCACCCCAGTGTGTGCTCTTTGGATTTTTCCAGAATACCACCAATAATCAGGAACACTTCCCGAGGACATCCGTTGACCATCTCAAATGTGCTTTCACTTGCACATGCAACCAGTTCTCGGATATCTTGAGAGAAGCAGAGGCGTTCTGGACCGGCAAAAGCGCGGATAATATCAAGCCTTAAAATCATTAGCACGTATCAAAACACTAGGCTGTTCGGATACCCTACCAGGCGAGGTTACCCAGAAAGAACACAGCCCGCCGACGGTGGCCACTTAGTCCCTCGGAGATCAATAACCGCTTGCAAACGGACATAGCTCCCGTTATATGAATTCCATGAGTCGAAATTCCGGATTCGGCTATCTGTATGAGACGGTCAGGCTCTCATGATGGAAGAATGATGCTTTCTGCTCTCAACCACACTTACATCATGAAGCAATAAAATCTGGATGATGGCAAGAACAGCATCTTgctcatcctccagcaaagTTGATGCTTGACTTCTACGGATCTCTTCACTGAGGGCACGTATAGCTTTCATGCGATATTCCACTGCAGTGGCTTCGTGCATCGTTTGGTTCCCCGTCAACTGCCCAAGATGCGAGGCGGAAAAGCCAAGTACAGCGTATAGTAAACCAATCTGCTTCCGGGCTAGGGGAAGAATATATGATCGATACGGGTTGTCGCTCTCATTACCAATCTCGGAGATCTGATGTGGACATATAAACTCGTCATCTAGACGAGGCCATTACTATGTTTATTAAGAATGCATAAGCAAGGACTACACTTACAATGAGTGAGGAGTGTCTCAGTTTCAGGCAGTCTAAGTATCTCTGCGACTTCGTTGGACATCTCTTGTGTGTCCGCATTGAGTTTGTCCGAGCGCGGCGGGTAAGCTTCCGGGGGTGTCGGAGCCGCATTCATAGTCCCTTGAGTTTGTTGCTGATGGATATCTTGCTCCATATTTGCTCTATCCGCTGCATTTCGAGATCTTTGAGTGCTCACCGGTATCCGAGCgcctttccattttcctcgacTAGCAATGCCACAAAATCTGAACTGCTCCGGATACCCTCCACATACTAGACCCTTCGATATACAGCGCTGACAATTGGGACGTGCATGATCGCATTTTCGACACTTCTCCCTGCATGTCAAGCATGCAGGCCCTACGTTGTAGTATTATGTCAGGCTGATCCTTTGGACAGAGACTCATTGTTACGTACCGGCCCGGGGCATTTCCACCGATCTACCTGGACAGGTGATTAGATGACATCACCCAGAACATGCGTCGCTAAGTGGAGTTCGTGAGATAAGTTGGGACACAGTTTCAATGGATCATATCGTGCAGGGTCTGTTACCTATGAGTTCATGATAGGCCAAGATCACATGCTGGCTTTTTTGCCCCATTGGGTATTTTGTGGGTCCGCCAATCAACTGGCTCTGCTCGGCATCAGTACTAGTAATGGTAGCACTAGTATTGTGTAGTGTCTCGATTGGCATGTTCCGCCGTAGCTGAGCTTATGTGCTGCTTTTATCGAGCGTCCTTGCGATATGTTTTGAAATAACTTCAAGTTCTTGGTCCATGGCGGCTCACTGTTCCAGTACCAAACGGACAACTCGTGTTCCACTTGGCTGGGAAGTGGTAAGGTGAGTGGTGAATCATAGAACCGTCAGcatgaagaaagaacccATTTTACCAGTTCAAACCACCATCTATAGCAGAGAATAGTGCTTGAGTAATCTGTAACATCTCAGATTATGAAGAAGTGTGTATATGGTCTAGATCGGGGAACAATGAATACCCAAGTACGCCTTGTGGCCCGCCGTGACAGCTCGATCTTACTTCCTTCGGCTTAGCGCGAGGCGCATTCGTTCTGCCTATCGACACGTGAATTGCCCGATAAGCCAAGGGCGCTTCAGCCtttccacatcatcatcgcgACCTCATATACCTACCCAGCAGCTTTTACATTTCTTGAACCAACGAATACTCAATATGGCCGGAAATCTAGATGTCTTACGGGCTGAGAATGTTTTGGATCTTGCTCAGAAGGCTCTACAGGGAGACGGAAGTGTCGAGTACAGTCTCAAGACTCCTTACGAAGCGGTTGCTCTCATCGGCCATGCATGTATGCTGGCTGTGAACTTCCGCCTTGTGGGCCTTGGTGAAGAACACACGATAGGTTTGTACTTTTTAGATTATTCTTGTGctgttatttttcttgttttctctgctccTTGCTAATATTTAAACCGCCAGAAGGTTCGTCTGAGAACCCAACTCTTCCGCCAGGATGGAATGCGAACGATACCGTCTCCTTCCGTTACGCTCATTCGCAGTCTTCGATGCAGTATCTGCTCAAAGTCAGCCGTATAGGAAACAATGCCCTTATTTTCGCCCTAGCACTAGGTGATGACAAAACCACTTCCTTTGACATTCCAGTCAAAGACTTCATTTCTGCGTCCGCTTTGcctgcttcatcatcatcccagTCAAACGCCACCCTCAGTGAAGTTTTCATATCTACACCACGATTAAACGATTTGATCGGGCTATTCAAGATAAACGTGATCCAAAAGCTCGCCCCTGGAATATACAAGGAAGGATATGAGGCCACGAGCCAGTCAGTACGGGAACAGCCACAAGAGAGACCCCCACGACGCGACCCATTGCGAGATGATCAAATCCCACAGCCCGCGCGCCCATATCCATTTGATGATCCCCTGGCGACAAGGCCTCGGCGACCGGTGCCTCCGGGAGACTTTGCACCACCCGGATTCGAGGATGAGTACGAAATTCAGAGACCGCCTCGCGGAATCCCTCTCGGTATGGGAGGCAGAAACCCGCTCAATATCGGAGATCGAGATTTGTATCCACCTGGACTAGGCCCCCATGACCCTCT
Proteins encoded in this window:
- a CDS encoding uncharacterized protein (predicted protein) encodes the protein MCVPSLTVSPSTFPCTATLVNVSRPPYDTFESHARYSSPRDFTRALYIPRHDSTTSHLPLYLHSAKLSYMDKPRGDDMNARVEYLVDASKKEEVMEIQVQRRSLNQSDDIKANA
- a CDS encoding uncharacterized protein (predicted protein), producing the protein MNAAPTPPEAYPPRSDKLNADTQEMSNEVAEILRLPETETLLTHYDEFICPHQISEIGNESDNPYRSYILPLARKQIGLLYAVLGFSASHLGQLTGNQTMHEATAVEYRMKAIRALSEEIRRSQASTLLEDEQDAVLAIIQILLLHDIAESGISTHGIHITGAMSVCKRLLISEGLSGHRRRAVFFLGNLAWLDIIRAFAGPERLCFSQDIRELVACASESTFEMVNGCPREVFLIIGGILEKSKEHTLGWLTWDEYQIAMLVAKHKLYSWDSKEKMYPSTDPRWLAVAESFRFACILRILRLLDDLRPAKSPEIQECVARILDATATIPSDCPLIELLILPLFMAGADSLARHSQYYILSRFKEIERRSEIRNPVPRDLLEKVWAARAAQPPDDDKNVSWTSFKHKLVAISYYELNEMLLRCCLKRGDIVIFWWLCALYHSIQAFIPPRLVSNAGAVWTRTSSQILNLNCFSRIDLSSRNRCNIVNKLAITTASCSCPPLSGSNSTPSLKSVGSHTTMPT
- a CDS encoding proteasome inhibitor PI31 family protein (predicted protein), yielding MAGNLDVLRAENVLDLAQKALQGDGSVEYSLKTPYEAVALIGHACMLAVNFRLVGLGEEHTIEGSSENPTLPPGWNANDTVSFRYAHSQSSMQYLLKVSRIGNNALIFALALGDDKTTSFDIPVKDFISASALPASSSSQSNATLSEVFISTPRLNDLIGLFKINVIQKLAPGIYKEGYEATSQSVREQPQERPPRRDPLRDDQIPQPARPYPFDDPLATRPRRPVPPGDFAPPGFEDEYEIQRPPRGIPLGMGGRNPLNIGDRDLYPPGLGPHDPLRGGIGPGLGGGGGGGMHPTFDDPLFGGPQGGGYDPQAPPGARYDPVGPGFGAPFGRGRGPSGGRGAGGGGGFGGFGFGGDII